A stretch of Plesiomonas shigelloides DNA encodes these proteins:
- a CDS encoding C40 family peptidase: MDKQQILAHALACEPQESCGFLLSDDCYYPCENVAADPLSTFEIAPQAWIDAELHGQSVVALVHSHPDGVPWLSSADRHMQLQTGVSWIVVCNGELHEYLPVPALAGRVFAHGSMDCYTLMRDAYHLCGIRLPEFERADNWWHTGTELYLENMSATGFYQVPADQAQPGDIFLIHLGSSAANHAAVYLGDQMILHHTPNHFSRRDPFGGFWARYLHSVWRHEQWPSFGCMAIYNDLAAVSIYP; this comes from the coding sequence ATGGATAAACAGCAGATTTTGGCTCATGCCTTGGCATGTGAGCCACAGGAGTCGTGCGGCTTTTTGCTCAGTGATGACTGTTACTATCCCTGTGAAAACGTGGCAGCAGATCCACTGAGCACCTTTGAGATAGCCCCGCAAGCATGGATTGATGCCGAGCTGCATGGACAAAGCGTGGTAGCCCTTGTGCACAGTCATCCAGATGGAGTGCCATGGCTGAGTAGTGCTGATCGGCATATGCAGTTACAAACCGGTGTGTCGTGGATCGTCGTGTGTAATGGTGAGCTGCATGAATACCTACCTGTTCCCGCTCTGGCTGGTCGCGTCTTTGCTCATGGCTCAATGGACTGTTATACCCTGATGCGCGATGCCTATCACCTGTGCGGGATCCGCTTGCCTGAGTTTGAGCGGGCAGATAATTGGTGGCATACCGGTACCGAACTGTACTTGGAGAACATGAGTGCCACTGGGTTTTATCAAGTGCCGGCAGATCAGGCTCAGCCGGGCGATATTTTTCTTATCCATCTAGGTAGCTCTGCTGCAAATCATGCCGCGGTGTATCTCGGTGATCAGATGATCCTGCATCACACACCTAATCATTTTAGCCGTCGCGACCCGTTTGGTGGGTTTTGGGCGCGCTACCTTCATAGTGTTTGGAGACATGAACAATGGCCATCGTTCGGTTGTATGGCGATTTACAACGATTTGGCCGCCGTTTCGATTTATCCGTAG
- a CDS encoding tail assembly protein, with amino-acid sequence MAIVRLYGDLQRFGRRFDLSVATAAEAVQCLTWQIPDLRTHIQNGRYRLRINRDDIGEQDLVTGMTSPLPASAVIHIVPVVSGAKNGWFQTILGTALLAASFFTPFSFISAGVYAAMGTIGASMALGGVASLLTKTPTLQSRTTDNGKENTYFSSLDNTIAQGSFVPLLYGEMMTGSKVLSQGLSTE; translated from the coding sequence ATGGCCATCGTTCGGTTGTATGGCGATTTACAACGATTTGGCCGCCGTTTCGATTTATCCGTAGCCACGGCGGCAGAGGCGGTGCAGTGCCTGACTTGGCAAATTCCAGATTTACGAACGCATATTCAAAATGGCCGGTACCGGCTGCGTATCAACCGTGACGATATCGGTGAACAGGATTTGGTCACGGGCATGACAAGTCCATTACCGGCTAGCGCGGTAATTCACATCGTGCCGGTGGTGAGTGGTGCCAAGAACGGGTGGTTTCAAACTATTCTCGGCACGGCCTTATTAGCGGCGTCTTTCTTTACGCCGTTTTCGTTTATCTCTGCCGGTGTCTATGCCGCGATGGGGACTATCGGTGCATCCATGGCGCTGGGCGGTGTGGCCTCATTGTTGACGAAGACGCCGACATTGCAGAGCCGGACCACCGATAACGGCAAAGAAAACACCTACTTTTCTAGTTTGGATAACACTATTGCACAGGGTTCGTTCGTCCCGTTGCTGTACGGGGAAATGATGACCGGTAGCAAGGTGTTGTCACAGGGCTTATCAACGGAGTAA
- a CDS encoding PTS transporter subunit EIIC codes for MSNLSSLAAQLLSGIGGEANIRKLENCMTRVRIEVCDESRLDLAALKALPGVKGYLKQGAQHQFIIGPGAAAKVVDAMQALLTGAPPLATAESSGNTVEQNKAAAKAKYKMPVSELLKKLGNVFIPIIPAFIASGLILGIINVLKRPDIAGDLVDQYPNLLNLLGIFGNAVFSIMSILVGVNAARVFGGSMAMGGVMAGILTHPGLAQIELFGEHLQPGRGGIIAVLLVVAFMCWVEKKLRHALPESLELILNPLLTTLITASLAIVLLQPLGGYISDAIAHGASWAIEKGGLLVGAILSGTFLPLVLSGLHQGLVPIHVELLQKYGSNPLLPILAMAGMGQVGAAFAVLLKTKNARLKAMTKGALPVGILGIGEPLIFGVTLPLGRPFIAACLGGALGGALICYWKVATVITFGLSGVPLAVTIVPGKVLLYFAGMAVTVVAGFLLTLLLGFDDPQD; via the coding sequence ATGAGTAACCTCTCCTCGCTGGCAGCGCAGTTGCTAAGCGGTATTGGCGGCGAAGCCAATATTCGCAAACTGGAAAATTGTATGACTCGCGTCCGGATTGAAGTGTGTGACGAATCCCGACTCGATCTGGCAGCGCTCAAAGCGTTGCCGGGAGTGAAAGGCTACCTCAAACAAGGGGCCCAGCATCAGTTCATTATCGGCCCGGGGGCGGCAGCCAAAGTGGTGGATGCCATGCAGGCTTTGCTGACCGGTGCGCCGCCACTGGCCACAGCTGAGAGCAGCGGCAATACCGTTGAGCAAAATAAAGCGGCGGCCAAAGCCAAATACAAAATGCCGGTCAGTGAACTGCTGAAAAAACTGGGGAATGTGTTTATTCCGATCATTCCAGCTTTCATTGCGTCGGGCCTGATCTTGGGCATTATCAATGTGCTTAAGCGCCCCGATATTGCCGGTGATTTGGTGGATCAATACCCGAACCTGCTCAATTTGCTAGGGATCTTCGGCAATGCCGTGTTCTCGATCATGAGCATTTTGGTCGGTGTGAATGCTGCGCGGGTATTTGGCGGCTCGATGGCGATGGGCGGCGTGATGGCCGGGATCTTGACCCATCCCGGGCTGGCGCAAATTGAGCTATTTGGTGAACATCTGCAACCGGGGCGCGGCGGGATCATCGCGGTGCTGTTGGTGGTGGCGTTCATGTGCTGGGTGGAGAAAAAACTGCGGCATGCGTTGCCAGAATCGCTGGAGCTGATCCTTAATCCACTGCTGACGACGTTGATTACCGCCAGTTTAGCCATTGTGCTGCTGCAGCCACTGGGCGGTTATATCTCCGATGCCATTGCTCACGGCGCCAGCTGGGCGATTGAAAAGGGTGGCTTGCTGGTTGGCGCGATTTTGTCCGGGACCTTCTTGCCACTGGTGTTGTCCGGTTTGCATCAAGGCTTAGTGCCTATTCATGTTGAGTTGCTGCAAAAGTATGGTTCGAACCCGTTACTGCCTATCTTAGCGATGGCGGGGATGGGTCAAGTGGGCGCGGCTTTTGCGGTGCTGCTGAAAACTAAAAATGCGCGCTTAAAAGCAATGACCAAAGGCGCGTTACCGGTGGGGATCCTCGGTATCGGTGAGCCGCTGATTTTTGGTGTGACCTTGCCGTTGGGGCGTCCGTTTATCGCCGCCTGTCTGGGTGGTGCGTTGGGCGGCGCGCTGATCTGCTACTGGAAAGTGGCCACGGTGATCACCTTTGGTCTGTCGGGGGTACCGCTGGCCGTGACTATCGTGCCGGGTAAAGTGCTGCTGTATTTTGCTGGGATGGCGGTGACGGTCGTGGCTGGTTTCTTACTGACGCTGCTGCTGGGCTTTGACGATCCGCAAGATTAA
- a CDS encoding prophage tail fiber N-terminal domain-containing protein, translated as MYSKILISGRLVEPADDKPRSGVTLTLSSVKNSSVVLKHSTYRCVTGGNGEYSFRAAPGTYAVAVSVYGAEPERVGQISVYADSSPGDLNTFLMSPGEDDLTPEIIRLVDSMRSEAVKAAESAKNSEQIVTQSASDVAEHAQQVASDKVVVAQKTTIATDAAATAVAAKEQTAKDAAVTEQNRQVTETKAREAAVSAGEANSARDSIVNDAADVRAKAKQVADNTVSVANNTAAVQRNTDQVAQNTQTVSVKAQQVSENTQSVAANTLSVTQMRDEVAAKTSMAQGAADTATQKAASAAGHDAAAAEYARQAQEAAQATAGALIDGGAVNLSGGVYPQPVMVGSTKRPTFWKVTTGGVVGGIDYGVGDTLVYTTSDGGSYYKIDNTESVTSVQGEKGAVTLTPGKIGAEPAGAVSAGIKQHETKSAAHNISGIYGLDEALSGKVSKIIQLAPRADLNAVTDTGFYRLSSSAVNAPAGFSVAYGLLQVIRGNDTITQIIAGYSDGRRASRSGSPADIGGTGKYTQWYEIYAQNSILGQVSQLAGVPTGAIIERGSNANGEYVKWADGTMICYWRASFSTSCSSPYGAGLYTGSVTWTFPARFISSPITPPPGIRLSTGASWSVPFSATPTEANYYVVDAASRPAGTQAEFVGFAIGRWY; from the coding sequence ATGTACTCAAAAATTCTCATTTCTGGGCGACTGGTGGAGCCAGCCGATGACAAGCCACGTTCAGGTGTAACGTTGACGCTATCCAGCGTAAAAAACAGCAGCGTTGTACTCAAGCATTCAACTTATCGTTGTGTCACTGGAGGCAATGGAGAATACAGTTTCAGGGCAGCGCCTGGCACTTATGCTGTAGCGGTGAGTGTGTATGGGGCTGAACCTGAGCGGGTTGGGCAAATTAGTGTGTATGCCGATTCATCACCCGGCGATTTGAACACATTCCTTATGAGCCCTGGTGAGGATGATCTAACACCGGAAATTATCCGGTTGGTAGATAGCATGCGCAGCGAAGCTGTGAAAGCGGCAGAGTCAGCAAAAAACAGTGAGCAAATAGTCACTCAATCAGCAAGTGATGTTGCGGAGCATGCCCAGCAAGTTGCATCCGATAAGGTCGTAGTGGCGCAAAAAACCACGATAGCCACAGATGCTGCGGCAACAGCAGTAGCCGCTAAAGAGCAAACGGCTAAAGATGCAGCGGTTACAGAGCAGAACCGGCAGGTAACAGAAACTAAGGCACGAGAGGCTGCAGTGTCTGCAGGCGAGGCAAATAGCGCGCGTGACAGTATCGTTAATGATGCTGCAGACGTTCGCGCCAAGGCTAAGCAGGTAGCTGATAATACGGTGTCCGTGGCCAATAACACCGCCGCAGTTCAACGCAATACCGATCAGGTTGCGCAGAATACGCAAACCGTTAGTGTCAAAGCTCAGCAGGTATCAGAAAACACACAATCCGTTGCCGCTAATACACTGTCTGTTACTCAGATGCGTGATGAGGTTGCAGCTAAAACCAGCATGGCGCAGGGCGCAGCAGATACCGCGACACAGAAAGCTGCATCCGCCGCAGGTCATGATGCAGCAGCAGCAGAGTATGCACGCCAAGCACAGGAGGCGGCGCAAGCAACAGCTGGAGCTCTGATTGATGGCGGTGCGGTTAATTTGTCTGGCGGGGTATACCCACAGCCTGTAATGGTCGGTAGTACTAAGCGGCCAACTTTCTGGAAGGTTACTACTGGCGGTGTTGTTGGCGGTATTGATTATGGCGTGGGTGACACGCTCGTTTACACCACATCTGATGGTGGCAGTTATTACAAAATTGACAATACCGAGTCTGTCACTAGCGTTCAGGGTGAAAAGGGCGCAGTGACCTTAACGCCGGGAAAAATTGGGGCAGAGCCAGCTGGCGCAGTCTCGGCCGGAATCAAACAGCATGAAACAAAGAGTGCGGCTCACAATATTAGTGGTATTTATGGGCTGGATGAGGCGCTGAGCGGGAAGGTGAGCAAGATTATACAGCTTGCGCCTAGAGCTGATTTGAATGCTGTGACCGATACCGGATTCTATCGGCTAAGTTCGTCTGCCGTGAATGCCCCTGCGGGGTTTTCGGTTGCTTATGGGTTGTTACAGGTCATCCGAGGTAATGATACGATAACTCAAATCATTGCTGGTTATTCAGATGGTCGCAGGGCGTCACGCTCAGGCAGTCCTGCTGATATTGGTGGTACCGGGAAATATACTCAGTGGTATGAAATTTATGCTCAAAATAGCATTTTGGGGCAAGTGTCACAGCTTGCCGGAGTTCCAACTGGCGCAATTATAGAGCGTGGTTCAAATGCAAATGGAGAGTATGTAAAGTGGGCTGATGGTACGATGATATGTTATTGGCGCGCTAGCTTCTCCACTTCTTGTTCAAGCCCATATGGAGCAGGGTTATATACAGGTAGTGTTACATGGACGTTTCCTGCTCGCTTTATTTCCTCACCAATTACTCCGCCACCAGGTATTAGATTAAGTACAGGAGCATCATGGTCGGTACCATTTAGCGCTACACCCACAGAGGCAAATTACTATGTAGTTGATGCAGCAAGTAGGCCTGCTGGGACTCAGGCTGAGTTTGTTGGTTTTGCTATTGGCCGCTGGTATTAA
- the murQ gene encoding N-acetylmuramic acid 6-phosphate etherase has product MNLGQLISESRNPNTMDLDTLSTLEMLTRFNAEDRLVPQAVAQELPAIAKAVDCITAAFQQGGRLIYMGAGTSGRLGILDASECPPTYGVPHGMVIGLIAGGEGAILKAVEGAEDSAELGQHDLQQLALTSRDVVVGIAASGRTPYVLGGLAYARATGCTTVAVSCNPDSKIAAAADIAISPLVGPEALTGSTRMKAGTAQKLVLNMLTTGAMVKLGKAYQNLMVDVKATNEKLVDRACRIVMEASGASRSEAEHLLAQTGNEVKPAILMHLTGLNAEQAIARLAQHQGYLRHALQA; this is encoded by the coding sequence ATGAATCTGGGCCAATTAATTTCAGAAAGCCGCAATCCAAACACCATGGATCTGGATACGCTGTCCACCTTGGAGATGTTGACGCGCTTTAATGCCGAAGATCGCTTGGTGCCGCAAGCGGTAGCGCAGGAGTTACCGGCTATCGCTAAAGCGGTTGATTGCATCACAGCCGCATTCCAGCAAGGTGGTCGTTTGATTTACATGGGCGCGGGTACCAGTGGTCGGTTAGGGATCTTGGATGCTTCCGAATGTCCGCCAACCTACGGCGTGCCACATGGCATGGTGATTGGTCTGATTGCCGGTGGTGAGGGGGCCATTTTAAAAGCGGTGGAAGGGGCTGAGGATAGCGCCGAATTAGGTCAGCATGATTTGCAGCAGCTGGCGTTGACCAGTCGTGATGTGGTGGTCGGCATTGCGGCTTCCGGTCGTACCCCTTATGTGCTGGGCGGCTTGGCCTATGCCCGTGCTACCGGCTGTACCACGGTGGCAGTGTCTTGTAACCCTGATTCTAAAATTGCCGCGGCGGCCGATATTGCCATTTCGCCACTGGTGGGCCCTGAAGCGCTGACGGGTTCGACCCGCATGAAAGCTGGTACCGCGCAAAAGCTGGTGCTCAACATGCTGACCACCGGCGCGATGGTGAAGCTGGGCAAAGCCTACCAAAACCTGATGGTGGATGTGAAAGCCACGAATGAGAAGCTGGTGGACCGAGCGTGTCGCATTGTGATGGAAGCCTCCGGAGCGAGCCGCAGTGAAGCCGAGCATTTGCTGGCACAGACTGGCAATGAAGTGAAACCGGCAATCTTGATGCACCTGACCGGCCTAAATGCCGAGCAAGCCATTGCGCGTTTGGCTCAGCATCAGGGTTACTTGCGTCACGCATTACAGGCGTAA
- a CDS encoding phage tail tip protein yields the protein MGKGGGSQHTPYEEPDNLKSRQVLSLIDLISEGPIEGPVGGLKGVFLNDTPVISASGEANFSGVNAEWRSGTQAQSYLSGFPAVENEIRVDVEVKAGKPVVRSVTDPDINRVRVTVGVQALLQMEDDGDMYGSTVEMSVQLQSSGGSWFEAQKVVISGKTRSTYLRSVILDNLPARPFNMRVVRLTADSTSSKLENRTLWSSYTEIIDAKLTYPNTAVVGMQIDPEQFSGGVPRRTYLMRGRLVKVPDNYDPYNRTYTGLWTGNFKVAWTNNPAWIFYDLVTCERAGLGKRLGAFGADKFALYMIGRYCDERVDDGYGNKEPRMTCNVYLADARKAYDVISDLASVFRGMPVWDGLSLTCIQDRPADPVWMYTEANVIDGRFTYQSSARKARHTAVHVQYISPDNAWQTQIEYVADDEAIARYGLNVLEVSAFGCTSRGQAHRTGKWILETERLERQSVSFSVGRDGLKHLPGDIIQIADSGYAGIRIGGRIKKVIGQNVQLDRDVELPEIDHGATAYLTWIGADAKPVRTQIFSHPSTDTVVLGEVPNGMCAGDIWTLSRDDIRPRLFRCIKITEEKTDTATQFKIEAVQHEPNKEAVVDAGAVFDPKPDTIFGGKIPPVEHLKIDAFPYGDSYQIKMRWDTPRVMEGISFEVRLSRADKLHLRDTTTDPEYVCYDLPLGDYTVSIRGKNAGGQLGQETESTFTIAPPTAPTSLLLRSTNFSVTARPVIQPPTALGTQYEWFKGMSRAEVEAMSDPLGRAMIVNDQECVPDTEYWYGCRAVNGVGKSTLVIANIKTKLQPEDILDLIGPEIPKLDWAKDLSQMVEKNSSNIVLLSDRAALVVNKEGRVSGITVTAESEASAVDFLADFVSFTDPDTLQRNLYWDNRRRTLVVKGELRLLDGTAISSKNDLGNGAGGVFRLRTETGVFPSDAQTANSLFTSAFNTLPGKDTVFTVYALDGNGHITRTESRMYDGREWVVPKLFMDGDLIALGTIKGDRLVAGTEIYSPVIKSGLVEAATIRSNAFPPAFELLPDGTLNARKANITGSVNATSGLFQNVVIDESCTVKRLYADKIVGDVTRAYTLGAVGHGAGSTLPAYLSINIPALPRNSYISIPAFAVFGTINYGDTPVVANYGVSINGSNFGATASGYSGCVDMGSATVLIPANTPITVSISARVANTQNTSCRSMPIVILQHF from the coding sequence ATGGGTAAGGGCGGCGGGAGTCAGCATACTCCATATGAAGAACCGGATAACCTCAAATCTCGTCAGGTATTGTCACTGATTGATCTGATTTCAGAAGGCCCGATTGAGGGGCCGGTTGGTGGATTAAAAGGTGTATTTCTCAATGATACCCCTGTGATCAGCGCATCCGGAGAGGCAAACTTCAGTGGCGTGAACGCCGAGTGGCGCTCCGGCACGCAAGCCCAAAGTTATCTGTCCGGTTTCCCTGCGGTAGAAAATGAAATCCGTGTTGATGTTGAGGTAAAGGCGGGTAAACCGGTTGTCCGGAGTGTTACGGATCCGGATATCAACCGCGTGCGCGTGACCGTCGGTGTGCAAGCGCTTCTGCAGATGGAAGATGACGGCGACATGTATGGCTCGACAGTTGAAATGTCGGTGCAGTTACAGTCCTCCGGAGGCAGCTGGTTTGAGGCGCAGAAGGTGGTGATCAGCGGTAAAACTCGCAGCACCTACCTGCGCTCGGTAATACTCGATAATTTGCCAGCACGGCCATTCAATATGCGAGTGGTTCGCTTAACAGCAGACAGTACCTCTTCAAAGTTGGAGAACCGTACGCTGTGGTCAAGTTATACCGAAATCATTGACGCCAAACTGACGTACCCGAATACAGCAGTGGTCGGGATGCAAATTGATCCGGAACAGTTTAGCGGAGGGGTTCCGCGTCGGACTTATTTGATGCGTGGCCGATTGGTAAAGGTTCCGGATAACTATGACCCGTACAACCGCACCTATACCGGCCTGTGGACGGGGAATTTCAAAGTTGCCTGGACAAATAACCCCGCGTGGATTTTCTATGACTTGGTGACCTGCGAACGAGCAGGCCTTGGGAAGCGGCTAGGAGCATTTGGCGCAGATAAGTTTGCGCTCTACATGATTGGCCGTTATTGCGATGAACGGGTGGATGACGGTTACGGGAATAAAGAACCCCGCATGACCTGTAATGTCTATCTGGCCGATGCACGCAAAGCTTATGACGTGATCAGCGATTTGGCTTCGGTATTTCGCGGGATGCCGGTTTGGGATGGGTTATCCCTGACTTGTATTCAAGACCGGCCAGCAGATCCGGTATGGATGTATACCGAGGCGAACGTTATCGATGGGCGCTTTACCTATCAAAGCAGTGCACGCAAAGCACGACATACCGCAGTCCACGTCCAGTACATCTCTCCGGATAACGCCTGGCAGACACAGATAGAGTATGTTGCCGATGATGAGGCTATTGCTCGTTATGGTCTGAACGTCCTTGAAGTCTCGGCATTTGGTTGTACTTCACGCGGCCAAGCGCATCGCACCGGAAAGTGGATATTGGAAACCGAGCGCCTCGAGCGTCAATCCGTATCCTTCTCGGTTGGCCGTGATGGTCTGAAACACTTGCCCGGTGACATTATTCAAATTGCTGACAGTGGGTATGCAGGGATCCGCATTGGTGGGCGCATTAAAAAGGTGATCGGTCAGAATGTGCAACTCGACCGTGATGTAGAGTTGCCAGAGATTGATCATGGGGCTACGGCATATCTGACATGGATTGGTGCCGATGCAAAGCCGGTCAGGACTCAGATATTCAGTCACCCATCTACCGATACCGTGGTTCTGGGCGAAGTGCCGAACGGTATGTGTGCCGGTGATATCTGGACGCTTTCGCGTGACGATATTCGTCCTCGGCTGTTTCGCTGCATCAAAATCACGGAAGAGAAAACGGATACTGCGACGCAATTCAAAATCGAGGCAGTACAGCACGAGCCGAACAAAGAGGCGGTGGTTGATGCTGGCGCTGTATTTGACCCTAAACCAGACACGATTTTCGGCGGCAAAATCCCACCCGTTGAACACCTGAAGATTGATGCTTTCCCCTATGGTGACAGTTATCAAATCAAGATGCGTTGGGATACGCCCAGAGTCATGGAGGGAATTAGCTTTGAAGTGCGACTGAGCCGTGCTGATAAGTTGCACCTTCGCGACACAACAACCGATCCGGAGTATGTCTGTTACGACTTACCTTTGGGCGACTATACCGTTTCTATCCGCGGTAAAAATGCCGGTGGTCAGTTAGGCCAAGAGACGGAAAGTACCTTTACGATTGCACCACCAACCGCACCGACATCCTTATTGCTCAGATCAACCAACTTCAGTGTTACCGCTCGCCCTGTGATTCAGCCACCAACCGCGCTGGGTACGCAGTATGAGTGGTTTAAGGGTATGAGCCGTGCGGAAGTTGAAGCGATGAGCGACCCGCTTGGCCGCGCCATGATAGTCAACGATCAGGAGTGTGTTCCTGATACTGAATATTGGTATGGCTGCCGTGCGGTGAACGGGGTGGGAAAATCTACCTTGGTGATCGCGAACATCAAAACCAAGCTTCAGCCAGAGGACATTCTCGACCTTATCGGCCCTGAAATTCCCAAGCTGGACTGGGCGAAAGACTTGTCGCAGATGGTGGAAAAGAACAGTTCAAACATTGTTCTGCTCTCCGATCGGGCGGCATTAGTCGTCAACAAGGAAGGGCGTGTATCGGGGATTACGGTCACGGCTGAAAGTGAGGCGAGTGCGGTAGATTTTCTGGCTGACTTTGTTTCGTTTACCGATCCGGACACGCTGCAGCGTAACCTCTATTGGGATAACAGGCGGCGAACGCTGGTGGTGAAGGGAGAATTGCGGCTGCTGGATGGTACCGCGATATCGAGTAAAAACGATCTGGGGAATGGAGCTGGAGGTGTATTTCGTCTGCGCACCGAAACCGGCGTGTTCCCTTCTGATGCTCAAACAGCTAATTCACTATTTACCTCAGCCTTTAATACGTTGCCCGGTAAGGACACCGTCTTTACGGTGTACGCGCTGGACGGTAACGGCCATATCACGCGCACAGAATCACGGATGTATGACGGTAGAGAGTGGGTGGTACCGAAGCTCTTTATGGATGGTGACCTAATCGCGCTGGGAACAATTAAAGGCGATCGGCTGGTGGCTGGTACGGAAATTTACTCACCGGTCATCAAATCAGGGTTAGTTGAAGCGGCAACGATACGTAGTAATGCCTTTCCGCCTGCATTCGAGCTGTTGCCTGATGGCACACTAAATGCCCGTAAGGCGAACATCACCGGTTCAGTTAATGCGACTTCTGGGCTGTTCCAGAATGTCGTGATTGATGAGTCATGTACCGTGAAGCGGCTTTATGCAGACAAAATTGTCGGGGATGTGACGAGGGCGTATACGCTTGGGGCAGTAGGGCACGGGGCCGGCTCAACTCTACCTGCATATTTGAGCATTAATATTCCGGCATTACCGCGTAACAGTTACATATCCATACCTGCGTTCGCTGTGTTTGGCACGATCAACTATGGTGATACACCGGTTGTTGCTAACTATGGCGTCAGCATTAATGGCTCCAATTTTGGTGCTACAGCCTCTGGATACAGTGGATGTGTTGATATGGGATCGGCGACGGTGCTTATTCCCGCCAACACGCCAATTACCGTTTCAATTAGTGCTCGTGTGGCCAACACACAAAATACATCTTGTCGCAGTATGCCCATCGTTATTTTGCAGCACTTTTAA
- a CDS encoding MurR/RpiR family transcriptional regulator codes for MSCLLKLQQLYASLPASEQKLADYLQQFPAQARQMSSKALAEAAQVSQSSVVKFAQKLGYRGFTELRLALGDDVIRRETQADSVTLHNQIRSDDPLPRVADKLIAEHIRTLQSTLQLNDDPALTQAVQLLLQARRIQICGIGSSGLVAKDLSYKLLKIGINVLCETDAHVQLTIAQTLSADDVLLAISFSGERREVNLAAQEARQQGAQVLALTGFQPNSLQQLATHCLYTVADEQTVRSAAMFSRTAQLALTDLLFMGMVQQDAGNARHRILHSEALVKKLV; via the coding sequence ATGAGTTGTCTTCTCAAACTACAGCAGCTGTATGCGTCACTGCCGGCTAGCGAACAAAAATTGGCGGATTACCTGCAACAATTTCCCGCGCAGGCGCGTCAGATGTCGTCGAAAGCCTTGGCGGAAGCGGCGCAAGTGAGCCAATCCAGCGTGGTGAAATTTGCCCAAAAACTCGGTTATCGCGGCTTTACCGAGCTGCGTTTAGCCTTGGGGGATGATGTGATCCGCCGCGAAACGCAAGCTGACAGCGTAACGCTGCATAACCAGATCCGCAGTGATGATCCGCTGCCGCGGGTGGCGGATAAATTGATTGCCGAACACATCCGGACTTTGCAATCGACCTTGCAACTGAACGACGATCCGGCGCTGACTCAAGCGGTTCAGCTGCTGCTGCAAGCGAGACGGATCCAGATCTGCGGGATCGGCTCTTCGGGCTTGGTCGCCAAAGATCTCAGCTATAAGCTACTGAAAATTGGGATCAACGTGTTGTGCGAAACGGATGCCCACGTTCAGCTCACGATTGCGCAAACCTTGAGCGCAGATGATGTGCTATTGGCAATCTCTTTTTCCGGCGAGCGACGCGAGGTCAATCTGGCGGCGCAAGAAGCGCGCCAGCAAGGAGCGCAGGTCTTAGCGTTAACCGGCTTTCAGCCCAATAGCCTGCAACAACTGGCGACGCATTGCCTCTATACAGTGGCCGATGAGCAGACCGTGCGCAGTGCGGCTATGTTCTCGCGTACCGCGCAGCTGGCACTGACCGATCTGTTGTTTATGGGCATGGTGCAGCAAGATGCGGGCAATGCTCGGCACCGCATTTTGCACAGTGAAGCGCTGGTGAAAAAACTGGTGTGA